The genomic segment AGCTGGGCGCCTATGCGCTAAAGCCGGGCGTCAAGGTCATCGCACCTTGGCGTGAGTGGGATCTGCTCTCGCGCGAGAAGCTGATGGATTATGCGGCCACGCACGAGATCCCGATCGAGCGTCACGGCAAGAAGAAGTCGCCGTACTCCATGGATGCCAACCTGCTGCACATCTCCTATGAAGGCGGCGTGCTGGAAGACACCTGGACCGAGCACGAAGAAGACATGTGGCGCTGGACCCGCTCGCCGGAAACCGCGCCGGACACCCCGACCTACATCGAGTTGACCTACCGCAAGGGCGACATCGTCGCCATCGACGGCAAGGACATGACGCCGGCCGAAGTACTGACCTACCTGAACAAGGTCGGCGGCGAGAATGGCATCGGTCGTCTAGATATCGTCGAGAACCGCTACGTGGGCATGAAGTCCCGCGGCTGCTACGAAACCCCCGGCGGCACCATCATGCTCAAGGGCCACCGCGCGATCGAGTCGATCACCCTTGACCGGGAAGTTGCTCACCTGAAAGACGAGCTGATGCCCAAGTACGCCAGCCTGATCTACAACGGCTACTGGTGGAGCCCGGAGCGCAGCATGCTGCAGCAGATGATCGACGCTTCGCAGGTTAGTGTGAACGGCGTGGTGCGTCTGAAGCTCTATAAAGGCAACGTCATAGTCACCGGCCGTAAGTCCGACGACTCGCTGTTCGACGCGAACATCGCTACGTTCGAAGATGATGCCGGCGCATACGACCAGGCGGACGCAGGCGGCTTCATCAAGCTCAACGCGCTGCGCATGCGTATCGCCGCGAACAAGGGCCGGACGCAGTTCTGAACCGCGCGCGGCTTCGTCCCTGACATAACCCCGGCCACGAGCCGGGGTTATGCTTTCTGCACTGCTAGACGCCTTGCTGATGAGGAGAAAATCACCATGAGACTACTGCATACCATGCTGCGAGTCGGCGATATGGAGCGATCCATCGCCTTCTACACCGAAGTACTTGGCATGACCCTGCTACGCCGCAAGGACTACCCCGAAGGCAAGTTCACCCTCGCGTTCGTCGGCTATGGCGATGAGGCACACAACAGCGTGCTGGAGCTAACGCATAACTGGGGCGTCGACCAGTACGATCTGGGCGACGGCTATGGTCATATCGCGCTGGAGGTCGAGGATGTCTACAAGGCTTGCGAGGACATCCGCAGTCGCGGCGGCAAGATCACCCGAGAGCCGGGGCCGATGAAGCACGGCGCCAGCATTCTCGCGTTCATCGAGGATCCGGATGGCTACAAGGTGGAGCTGTTGTCCCCTTCACGCCGCGACTGATCTCGCTGGCAAAAAGCCCCGGATCGCGGGGCTTTTTTCACTTCAGAGATCGAAGTCGAACTCGTTGAGTTGTTTCTGCAGACGGCGTTCTTCGAGCAGGTTGTCGATGATCCGGCGCTTGGTCAGATTGGTCTTGGCCACTTCGACCGGAGCCTCTGCAGTATCGTCTTCGTCGTCAGCGACGAAGTCATCTTCAATCTGAATCTCTTCTTTTT from the Stutzerimonas stutzeri genome contains:
- a CDS encoding PA3496 family putative envelope integrity protein; translated protein: MSEKEEIQIEDDFVADDEDDTAEAPVEVAKTNLTKRRIIDNLLEERRLQKQLNEFDFDL
- a CDS encoding argininosuccinate synthase, whose translation is MADVKKVVLAYSGGLDTSVILKWLQDTYNCEVVTFTADLGQGEEVEPARAKAKAMGVEEIYIDDLREEFVRDFVFPMFRANTVYEGEYLLGTSIARPLIAKRLIEIANETGADAISHGATGKGNDQVRFELGAYALKPGVKVIAPWREWDLLSREKLMDYAATHEIPIERHGKKKSPYSMDANLLHISYEGGVLEDTWTEHEEDMWRWTRSPETAPDTPTYIELTYRKGDIVAIDGKDMTPAEVLTYLNKVGGENGIGRLDIVENRYVGMKSRGCYETPGGTIMLKGHRAIESITLDREVAHLKDELMPKYASLIYNGYWWSPERSMLQQMIDASQVSVNGVVRLKLYKGNVIVTGRKSDDSLFDANIATFEDDAGAYDQADAGGFIKLNALRMRIAANKGRTQF
- the gloA gene encoding lactoylglutathione lyase, producing the protein MRLLHTMLRVGDMERSIAFYTEVLGMTLLRRKDYPEGKFTLAFVGYGDEAHNSVLELTHNWGVDQYDLGDGYGHIALEVEDVYKACEDIRSRGGKITREPGPMKHGASILAFIEDPDGYKVELLSPSRRD